From the Priestia koreensis genome, one window contains:
- the gvpN gene encoding gas vesicle protein GvpN: MTELKENQKSMEIVQDSQTKELLSRSLRYMNAGYCIHFTGPTGVGKTALALALAKRRSRPIMVIHGNHELNNRDLLGDFSGFTSKKLVDNYVRSVYKKEENVTETWQDGRLLEAAKKGYTLIYDEFTRSNPETNNLFLSILEEGVIPLYGTKKLAPFERVHPEFSVIFTSNPEEYAGVYRTQDALLDRVITISVDYKTPAKEAVILSGKLGIKKQDAKVVTSLLAELRKSCPDRHSLSLRSAVMIAQIARDEKISMKGTNEEFQQLCLDVLQHKLGLCLKDTHDNPQEEAKKQIINVCKKL; the protein is encoded by the coding sequence ATGACAGAGCTGAAAGAAAATCAAAAATCAATGGAGATCGTACAGGATTCACAAACGAAGGAGCTGCTGTCGCGCTCGCTCCGCTACATGAACGCGGGCTATTGCATTCACTTTACAGGGCCAACGGGAGTGGGGAAAACAGCCCTTGCACTGGCGCTCGCAAAAAGACGCAGTCGTCCAATTATGGTGATTCATGGAAATCACGAGCTTAATAATCGGGATTTGCTTGGTGACTTTAGCGGTTTTACAAGCAAAAAGCTCGTGGATAATTATGTGCGCTCTGTTTATAAAAAAGAGGAAAACGTAACGGAAACATGGCAAGATGGTCGATTACTAGAGGCGGCTAAAAAAGGTTATACGCTCATTTACGATGAGTTTACAAGATCAAACCCAGAGACTAACAACTTGTTTCTATCGATCTTAGAGGAAGGCGTTATTCCTTTATACGGAACAAAAAAGCTTGCTCCTTTTGAGAGGGTGCACCCTGAATTCTCCGTTATTTTTACGAGTAATCCGGAGGAGTATGCAGGAGTATACCGAACACAGGATGCATTGCTTGACCGAGTGATTACAATTTCTGTAGATTACAAAACGCCTGCAAAGGAAGCCGTGATCCTCTCAGGTAAACTTGGCATTAAAAAGCAAGATGCCAAGGTCGTTACATCGCTTCTTGCTGAACTGCGAAAGAGTTGTCCGGATCGTCATAGTTTGAGTTTGCGCTCCGCTGTGATGATTGCGCAAATTGCTAGAGATGAGAAGATTTCGATGAAAGGAACAAATGAAGAATTTCAGCAACTCTGCTTAGACGTTTTACAGCACAAGCTTGGGTTGTGCTTGAAGGATACTCATGACAACCCACAGGAGGAAGCAAAAAAACAAATCATAAACGTATGCAAGAAATTGTGA
- a CDS encoding GvpL/GvpF family gas vesicle protein has translation MSREKMGIYVFGAIQEKEDKAFQSIEFEGEGRNVYTLHYKDAAFVVAQVPLKIYQPNRENLFMHQHVISDVMANSEGVIPVSFGNVFQSEEDVTVLLENLYPQFEKIFPEIKGKIEVGLKVVANKEFLDEKVKNHPDVQKVAGTVQSKTKEAGYYDRIKLGEVTQKLFQNLQQMMIDDIYDPLKELAEAAKTNDPIGEKMLLNASFLIDRNKESAFDEMVNEIYEKWEGKLEFKYSGPWPAYNFVNIRLNVEAS, from the coding sequence ATGAGCCGAGAAAAAATGGGCATCTACGTATTTGGAGCCATTCAAGAGAAGGAAGATAAGGCGTTTCAATCAATTGAATTTGAGGGAGAAGGACGCAACGTGTATACATTGCACTATAAAGACGCCGCATTCGTCGTAGCACAGGTTCCCCTTAAAATTTACCAGCCGAACCGAGAAAACTTATTTATGCATCAGCATGTGATCTCTGATGTGATGGCTAATAGTGAAGGAGTCATTCCAGTAAGCTTCGGAAACGTCTTTCAATCAGAAGAGGACGTGACGGTTCTTCTTGAAAACCTGTATCCACAGTTTGAAAAAATCTTTCCTGAAATTAAAGGGAAAATCGAAGTGGGATTAAAGGTAGTCGCCAACAAAGAATTTCTAGATGAGAAAGTGAAAAATCATCCAGACGTTCAGAAGGTAGCAGGAACGGTTCAGAGTAAAACAAAAGAAGCGGGTTATTACGACCGAATTAAGCTTGGGGAAGTAACGCAAAAGCTCTTTCAAAACCTGCAGCAAATGATGATTGATGATATTTATGATCCGCTAAAAGAGCTAGCAGAAGCGGCAAAGACGAACGACCCTATTGGCGAAAAAATGCTTTTAAATGCGTCATTTCTTATTGATCGCAATAAGGAAAGCGCCTTTGATGAGATGGTAAACGAGATTTATGAAAAGTGGGAAGGAAAGCTTGAGTTTAAATATAGCGGTCCGTGGCCCGCATACAACTTCGTCAATATTCGCCTAAACGTAGAAGCGAGCTGA
- a CDS encoding gas vesicle protein GvpG — protein MIHKLITAPLNVVIKVGQKIKEEVDQQLYDLPTIQKKLVQLQMMYELDEIPEEAFKEQEAELLLRYEEAKRRELEEWENMAKRKG, from the coding sequence ATGATACACAAGCTGATTACAGCCCCCCTTAATGTGGTTATTAAAGTGGGACAGAAAATTAAAGAAGAAGTGGATCAGCAGCTCTATGATCTTCCAACGATTCAAAAAAAACTTGTGCAGCTTCAGATGATGTACGAGCTAGATGAAATTCCTGAGGAGGCCTTCAAAGAACAAGAAGCTGAACTACTTTTACGCTATGAAGAAGCAAAAAGGAGAGAGCTTGAAGAATGGGAAAACATGGCTAAACGGAAGGGATGA
- a CDS encoding GvpL/GvpF family gas vesicle protein, with product MKNGKTWLNGRDEEMIYLYGLIPTEEAVKSPLSSLKGLDDEERVYTIPINDVTAVVCRLNSDKYSEEILQQKMENDMDWLKEKAFHHHETLAALYSGHTVIPLKFGTIYNSEESLKETIVPKNNVLIHTFETLKRHEEWNMKVYCDDQKLMQHVTDHDEVVEQKRQEIESLPKGRQYFEKKKLDKFISQQLEEEKYRLCKSVQDQLLQYATNEAVKKNWGKDMTGLQESMVWNSAFMLPKETIEEFLEEIKKSETALLEKGLRVEVSGPWPPYHFSSIS from the coding sequence TTGAAGAATGGGAAAACATGGCTAAACGGAAGGGATGAAGAAATGATTTATTTATACGGTTTAATACCGACAGAAGAAGCAGTAAAATCACCTCTTTCTTCATTAAAAGGTCTAGATGATGAAGAACGTGTCTATACCATCCCCATCAATGATGTAACGGCGGTCGTTTGTCGGCTGAACTCGGACAAGTATTCAGAAGAAATACTTCAGCAGAAAATGGAAAATGATATGGATTGGTTAAAGGAAAAAGCGTTTCATCATCATGAAACGCTAGCAGCGCTCTACAGCGGTCATACGGTCATTCCGCTTAAGTTTGGCACCATTTACAACAGTGAAGAAAGCTTAAAGGAAACGATCGTACCGAAAAATAATGTGCTGATTCACACGTTTGAGACGCTCAAGCGCCATGAGGAATGGAACATGAAAGTATACTGTGATGATCAAAAGCTCATGCAGCACGTAACAGATCATGATGAGGTAGTGGAACAAAAGCGTCAAGAGATCGAGAGTCTACCAAAAGGAAGACAATACTTTGAAAAGAAAAAGCTTGATAAATTTATTTCACAGCAGCTTGAAGAAGAAAAATACCGGTTGTGTAAAAGCGTTCAGGATCAGCTTCTACAGTATGCAACGAACGAAGCTGTTAAAAAGAACTGGGGAAAAGATATGACCGGACTTCAAGAAAGTATGGTGTGGAACAGTGCATTCATGCTTCCAAAAGAGACGATTGAAGAGTTTCTAGAGGAGATTAAGAAATCTGAAACGGCTCTGCTTGAAAAAGGTCTTCGCGTCGAGGTATCAGGTCCATGGCCACCTTATCATTTCTCAAGCATTTCATAA